The stretch of DNA GATTGGAAGGAACGGAATGATTTGGAATTAAAAAGATTGAAAGAAGAAGTTGAGAATTTGAAGAAAGTTAATAATTCCATTTTGGAAGAAGTAGGAAACCTAAGAGGAGAGCTTATAAATGTGACTAATGAGCTTAGCGAGTTAAAGGGTGGAATTGATGAAATAAATGAAATTATTAATAAATTAAAAGAAATTGAAAATAGGTTGTTGGATTTAGAAAAATTCACTTCTGGAATGTATTGGAATAAAAAATCTGCGGGTGGAAATCTTGAGGATAGGATTATTGGGATATTATCTCTTCGGAATAGTATGTGCATAACGGAATTAAGAGATGAGCTGGGGATATCTGTTAGAACACTATATGATGTTCTTTCCAAAATGGAATCTTCTGGAAAAATAGAGAGAAGGAAAGTTGGGAGAAAAGTATATGTGCGGTTGAAGGTATAGTGAAAGCAGTTTTTTGCTCTGTCTTGGTTTTCAAAATAAGCATTCTTTAAGCTGTTTTATGTAAAATCTCAAAAGATAACAATCAAAACATAGGACATTAAAGCAAAAATTATAAAAAACCAACAAAAAAAGAATAAAAAAACATTTTTCACAACAAAAAAATTTTAACTCCAACTAATGAGGAAAACATAGTATTATTATTCTGCTCTATTATAAGTTTTAAACTACACATTTTTAAAGCTTTTTTATTTAAAATCTCAAAAGATGACAATCAAAACTTGGAACATTGGAGGTATTTTTGGGTATTTTTTAATATTCTTCTTCATCATCTTCATCTTCATCTAAATCATCATTTACATACATTATTATCTCTGTTAAGATATTTTTTGCTTTTTCTAAGTCATTTAGTTTTAGATGCATTTCCAGTTCTGCAAATAACATGTCTATGGTGCCATTGTATAGGCCTTTTTTAATAAGTTGCTCTTTGTATTCCAAGACCAGTTTTTTAAATAGTCTCATTTTTGCATTCTTTGCTATGTCTTTGATATACAGCCAAAGTGTGGATTTTGGAATGCCTAATTCGTTAGCAGTTTCCCTAATTGAGTAATTGTTATTAATTAGCTCAATAGCTTTTTCTAAAATGTCATTTTGAATTTTTTTCTTTCTCCCTCTCTGCTTTTCTTCTACATTTATTACAATTGTTGGGATTTCTTTTAATGCCTCTATCTTATACTTCATCTTTTTGTGGTTATATACACTTTTTGGCATTCTAACAATAATAACATCTTTTTTAGCCATTTCTTTTATTTTCTCAATTTCTTTCCAGCTCACTATTTTGTTTATTTCAATCATTTACACTCAGCCCCACTTTTTTAATATTTCTTCTGCGGTCCTTACTTGGGTGTATCTTAGGACCATGTCCAATGTTGCATGACCTGTTATGCATGCAATTAATTGGGCTGGAACATTTTGTTTTCCTAAATATGAAATGTATGCATATCTAAGTGAGTGCGTGTTGATTCCTAAATTGGTTATAAACCATTTAGACATATTGTTGGCTATTCTCCTTAAGTTTTTGCCTTCCCACTCTTCAACAACTTCTTTAATATTCTCTAAATCTTCAATTGTAATTTCATCTGGTAAAACAATTAATCTTTTAGCGTCGTCTTTCCTTTTTTCAACTCTAACTTTAACTTCTCTCTTATTAGTTTGTATTATTTTTATTAACCCTTCAACTGCTTCTCCTATTCTACAACCGTTCCTAAGTTGGAGGAGTCCTGTCAAAATGTAGGTATAAGCAATTTTATCTTTTTGATATAATGGCTTTTTGTTTCTATAGTAGTTTAGTCGGTTTAATAGCTCTTTTTTGGTTTCTTCATAGTCAAGTTCTTTGTCCCACTTAGCCTTCATGTTATCCTCACCATGTTTGTTCTGTCCAAAAATTTCTAACTCAAAGTAACCTTATGGAACTTTGATTACCTACA from Methanocaldococcus fervens AG86 encodes:
- a CDS encoding winged helix-turn-helix domain-containing protein; the protein is MFRKLFIKYLGIDEYAKQIEELRDWKERNDLELKRLKEEVENLKKVNNSILEEVGNLRGELINVTNELSELKGGIDEINEIINKLKEIENRLLDLEKFTSGMYWNKKSAGGNLEDRIIGILSLRNSMCITELRDELGISVRTLYDVLSKMESSGKIERRKVGRKVYVRLKV
- a CDS encoding helix-turn-helix domain-containing protein, with amino-acid sequence MIEINKIVSWKEIEKIKEMAKKDVIIVRMPKSVYNHKKMKYKIEALKEIPTIVINVEEKQRGRKKKIQNDILEKAIELINNNYSIRETANELGIPKSTLWLYIKDIAKNAKMRLFKKLVLEYKEQLIKKGLYNGTIDMLFAELEMHLKLNDLEKAKNILTEIIMYVNDDLDEDEDDEEEY
- a CDS encoding tyrosine-type recombinase/integrase → MKAKWDKELDYEETKKELLNRLNYYRNKKPLYQKDKIAYTYILTGLLQLRNGCRIGEAVEGLIKIIQTNKREVKVRVEKRKDDAKRLIVLPDEITIEDLENIKEVVEEWEGKNLRRIANNMSKWFITNLGINTHSLRYAYISYLGKQNVPAQLIACITGHATLDMVLRYTQVRTAEEILKKWG